A genomic region of Dickeya solani IPO 2222 contains the following coding sequences:
- the lptB gene encoding LPS export ABC transporter ATP-binding protein, with protein sequence MATLIAENLAKAYKGRKVVENVSLNVNSGEIVGLLGPNGAGKTTTFYMVVGIVPRDEGRIVIDDEDISLLPLHDRARRGIGYLPQEASIFRRLSVYDNLMAVLEIRKDLTREQQQDRANELMEEFHIVHLRDSLGQSLSGGERRRVEIARALAANPKFILLDEPFAGVDPISVIDIKKIIEHLRDSGLGVLITDHNVRETLDVCERAYIVSQGQLIAHGSPMDILANEQVKRVYLGEGFRL encoded by the coding sequence ATGGCAACACTAATCGCCGAAAATCTGGCCAAGGCGTATAAAGGCCGCAAAGTGGTGGAGAACGTCAGCCTGAATGTGAATTCGGGCGAAATCGTCGGGCTGCTCGGGCCCAACGGGGCCGGGAAGACCACCACCTTCTACATGGTTGTCGGCATCGTCCCGCGAGACGAAGGCCGTATCGTGATCGACGATGAGGACATCAGCCTGCTGCCGCTGCACGATCGCGCCCGCCGCGGCATCGGTTACCTGCCGCAGGAAGCCTCGATTTTCCGGCGCCTGAGCGTCTACGACAACCTGATGGCGGTGCTGGAAATCCGAAAAGACCTGACCCGTGAACAGCAGCAGGATCGCGCCAACGAACTGATGGAAGAGTTTCATATTGTTCACCTGCGCGATAGTTTGGGACAATCGCTGTCCGGTGGTGAACGCCGCCGGGTGGAAATCGCCCGGGCGCTGGCCGCCAACCCCAAATTCATCCTGCTGGACGAACCCTTCGCGGGGGTAGACCCGATTTCGGTTATCGACATCAAGAAAATCATTGAACATCTGCGCGATAGCGGGCTGGGCGTGTTGATTACCGACCATAACGTCCGCGAAACGCTCGATGTCTGTGAACGTGCTTACATCGTTAGTCAGGGCCAGCTTATTGCCCACGGCTCACCGATGGATATACTGGCGAATGAGCAGGTGAAACGAGTCTATCTGGGCGAAGGCTTCCGACTCTGA